From Acidimicrobiia bacterium, one genomic window encodes:
- a CDS encoding LLM class flavin-dependent oxidoreductase, which produces MTTGGTMQYGMLVEPQLGGTYEDLLRVASWAEGFGLGTFARSDHYLANDKSRHATDALATLAGLARETGSIELSVLVSPLTFRHPAVIAKTAATIDEMSGGRLALGVGTGWMESEHEKLGMELYPLRERFSRLFETLQYLRIAFGREPGPFAGRHYGIGDVDVHPKPTGRLPIVVGGGGAHKTPSLAGRFADEYNMFVTDADSLTSRLDVMRAAAKEAERDPEEILISFVGTALIGDDDADYRERLAAGAAKRGIEPAELEERYASRGLPIGTADKASEIVSDYAASGVQRFYLQVFEPIDAIDTDDLERQFAAITG; this is translated from the coding sequence GTGACGACAGGAGGCACGATGCAATACGGGATGCTGGTGGAGCCGCAGCTCGGCGGGACGTATGAGGACCTGCTGCGGGTGGCTAGCTGGGCCGAAGGCTTCGGCCTGGGCACGTTCGCCCGCTCCGACCACTACCTGGCGAACGACAAGTCGCGGCACGCCACGGACGCCCTTGCGACGCTTGCCGGCCTGGCGAGGGAGACGGGCAGCATCGAGCTGAGCGTGCTGGTCTCACCGCTCACCTTCCGGCATCCCGCCGTGATCGCCAAGACGGCCGCGACGATCGACGAGATGTCCGGGGGACGGTTGGCGCTCGGTGTCGGCACTGGGTGGATGGAGTCGGAGCACGAGAAGCTCGGGATGGAGCTGTACCCGCTGCGGGAACGGTTCAGCCGCCTCTTCGAGACCCTGCAATACCTTCGCATCGCCTTCGGCAGGGAGCCGGGACCGTTCGCCGGCAGGCATTACGGCATCGGCGACGTCGACGTTCACCCCAAGCCGACAGGGAGGCTGCCGATCGTCGTGGGAGGCGGTGGAGCGCACAAGACGCCGTCTCTGGCCGGCCGGTTCGCCGACGAGTACAACATGTTCGTCACGGACGCCGATTCGCTCACATCGAGGCTCGACGTGATGCGCGCCGCGGCCAAGGAAGCCGAACGTGACCCCGAGGAGATCCTCATCTCGTTCGTCGGCACGGCTCTCATCGGTGACGACGATGCCGATTACCGCGAGCGCCTGGCTGCCGGAGCGGCGAAGCGAGGCATCGAGCCTGCCGAGCTCGAGGAGCGCTACGCCTCGCGGGGCCTTCCGATCGGAACCGCTGACAAGGCGTCCGAGATCGTCTCCGACTACGCCGCCAGTGGCGTGCAGCGGTTCTACCTGCAGGTGTTCGAACCGATCGACGCCATCGACACCGACGACTTGGAGCGTCAGTTCGCGGCGATCACGGGGTGA
- a CDS encoding FAD-dependent monooxygenase — translation MTWPRVLVAGGSIGGLTAGLLLSELGCDVDVFERSSAALEERGTGIVVLPVTERYFTERGGEDERVSLQLTHWTYLDETGRVISADPDNFRFSGWNTVYRALLEAFDADRYHLDSEVVGFDRRHDGVTMRLGDGRAIDGDLLVCADGIASTARSILLPHVQPVYAGYVAWRGVTEERILSAETRETLRDAMVYQVLDHGHILVYAIPNHDGDVTPGSRIMNSVWYRNYPAGGPFEDLMTDRAGVQRTATVPPGAIRHEHVEEMRATASTTLAPQIAEVVLGCEEPLIQAIYDLEVPQMAFGRVCLVGDAAFGLRPHVAAGQAKACADGWALRDALAGSRGDVDGALASWEPRQLALGRGAVEKTRSMGVRSQFEGTMVAGDPTWKFGLWEPGN, via the coding sequence GTGACCTGGCCGCGGGTTCTCGTGGCCGGCGGGTCGATCGGCGGCCTCACGGCCGGGCTGCTGCTCAGCGAGCTCGGATGCGACGTCGACGTCTTCGAGCGGTCGAGCGCCGCGCTCGAGGAGCGCGGCACCGGCATCGTCGTGCTGCCGGTCACCGAGCGCTACTTCACCGAGCGAGGCGGAGAGGACGAGCGCGTCAGCCTCCAGCTGACACACTGGACGTACCTCGACGAGACCGGCCGGGTGATCTCGGCAGACCCGGACAACTTCCGCTTCAGCGGCTGGAACACGGTGTACCGAGCACTGCTCGAGGCGTTCGACGCCGATCGCTACCACCTCGACTCGGAGGTGGTCGGTTTCGACCGGCGCCATGACGGGGTGACGATGCGTCTTGGAGACGGCCGCGCCATCGACGGGGACCTGCTGGTGTGTGCGGACGGGATCGCATCGACGGCTCGCTCGATCCTCCTGCCGCACGTGCAGCCCGTCTACGCGGGCTACGTCGCCTGGCGCGGCGTCACCGAAGAGCGGATCCTCTCGGCCGAGACCCGCGAGACACTGCGCGACGCCATGGTGTATCAGGTGCTCGACCACGGCCACATCCTCGTGTACGCCATCCCCAACCACGACGGTGATGTGACGCCGGGCAGCCGGATCATGAACTCGGTGTGGTACCGCAACTACCCGGCGGGTGGGCCGTTCGAGGACCTCATGACGGACCGGGCCGGGGTGCAGCGCACCGCGACGGTTCCCCCCGGCGCCATCCGCCACGAGCACGTCGAGGAGATGCGGGCGACGGCCTCGACGACGCTGGCGCCGCAGATCGCCGAAGTCGTGCTCGGATGTGAAGAGCCCCTCATCCAGGCCATCTACGACCTCGAAGTCCCGCAGATGGCCTTCGGGAGGGTCTGCCTCGTCGGCGACGCCGCCTTCGGTCTGCGGCCCCACGTCGCCGCAGGGCAGGCGAAGGCCTGCGCCGACGGTTGGGCGCTACGCGATGCCCTCGCCGGGTCCCGCGGAGACGTCGACGGCGCACTGGCGTCGTGGGAGCCGCGTCAGCTCGCGCTCGGCCGCGGCGCGGTCGAGAAGACGAGGTCGATGGGCGTCAGGTCGCAGTTCGAGGGCACGATGGTGGCCGGCGACCCGACCTGGAAGTTCGGCCTCTGGGAGCCGGGAAACTGA
- a CDS encoding MBL fold metallo-hydrolase produces the protein MSAPWHIETGGALVRKVTVGPYENNAYVVACRATRKAVLIDAAAEADRLVAECKDVEVEAILTTHGHLDHVGAAREVADRLAVPFRLHEADLPIAEMRSDEPLTEGDLAVGELVLDVRHTPGHTPGSMCIVTEGLVFSGDTLFPGGPGATRFAYSSFDEIIASLERRLFTLDDATLVMPGHGLDTTIGTERPSLGAWVERGW, from the coding sequence ATGAGCGCTCCCTGGCACATCGAGACGGGGGGCGCCCTCGTGCGCAAGGTGACGGTGGGGCCATACGAGAACAACGCCTACGTCGTGGCCTGCCGCGCCACGAGAAAGGCGGTGCTCATCGACGCGGCAGCCGAGGCGGACAGGCTCGTCGCAGAGTGCAAGGACGTCGAGGTGGAGGCGATCCTGACGACCCACGGACACCTCGACCACGTCGGAGCGGCCCGGGAGGTTGCGGACCGGCTGGCGGTGCCTTTCCGCCTGCACGAGGCGGACCTGCCGATCGCCGAGATGCGGTCCGACGAGCCGCTCACCGAGGGGGACCTCGCAGTGGGCGAGCTCGTGCTTGACGTCCGCCACACTCCCGGCCACACGCCGGGATCCATGTGCATCGTGACCGAGGGGTTGGTCTTCTCCGGCGACACGCTCTTCCCGGGCGGACCCGGAGCGACGAGGTTCGCCTATTCGAGTTTCGACGAGATCATCGCCAGCCTCGAGCGCCGGCTCTTCACCCTCGACGATGCCACCCTGGTGATGCCGGGCCACGGCCTCGATACGACCATCGGGACAGAGCGGCCGTCGCTCGGGGCGTGGGTCGAGCGCGGCTGGTGA